A DNA window from Akkermansiaceae bacterium contains the following coding sequences:
- a CDS encoding bifunctional 3,4-dihydroxy-2-butanone-4-phosphate synthase/GTP cyclohydrolase II: MSDSPLLFSTIDEIIAEIAAGRLVIVADDPSRENEADLVGAASLCTPEMVNFMAIHARGLICAPVSPERAEALDLPQMARRNNEGQKTAFTVSIDAAKDITTGISAADRAITVRLLADPDSTSDSFVRPGHIFPIQSVPGGVLRRAGHTEAAVDLATLAGLPPAGVICEIIHDDGTMARVGNLGDYQAKHGLKACTISQLIEYRRRSEKLVFREQTISLPTDFGDFDCHLYRVFTDGSHHLALSRGEIDPEKPILVRVHSECLTGDVFQSKRCDCGGQLAAALERLSNEGGVLLYLRQEGRGIGLPAKIHAYKLQEEGLDTIEANEKLGFGSDLRDYGMGAQILHDLGVRKIRLMTNNPKKVVGLEGYGLEIVEQMPISLPSNPHNHKYLETKRTRMGHTL, translated from the coding sequence ATGTCCGACTCGCCACTTCTCTTCAGCACCATCGACGAAATCATCGCCGAGATCGCCGCAGGCCGCCTCGTCATCGTCGCGGATGATCCATCCCGTGAAAACGAGGCGGATCTGGTGGGAGCCGCCTCCCTCTGTACGCCTGAAATGGTCAACTTCATGGCCATACATGCCCGCGGCCTGATCTGCGCCCCTGTCAGCCCGGAACGCGCCGAGGCGCTGGATCTCCCGCAGATGGCCCGCCGCAACAACGAGGGCCAGAAGACCGCCTTCACTGTCAGCATCGACGCTGCCAAGGACATCACCACCGGCATCTCCGCCGCCGACCGCGCCATCACCGTGCGCCTGTTGGCGGACCCGGACTCCACCTCGGACTCCTTCGTCCGTCCCGGCCACATCTTCCCCATCCAGTCCGTGCCGGGCGGCGTGCTGCGCCGCGCAGGCCACACAGAGGCTGCCGTCGATCTGGCCACCCTCGCCGGCCTCCCTCCGGCGGGCGTGATCTGTGAGATCATCCACGACGACGGCACCATGGCCCGCGTCGGCAACCTTGGCGACTATCAGGCGAAACACGGCCTGAAGGCCTGCACCATTTCCCAGCTCATCGAATACCGCAGGCGGTCGGAGAAACTCGTCTTCCGGGAGCAGACCATCTCCCTGCCGACGGACTTCGGCGACTTCGACTGCCACCTCTACCGCGTCTTCACTGATGGCAGCCACCACCTTGCGCTCAGCCGGGGTGAGATCGATCCGGAAAAGCCGATCCTCGTCCGCGTCCACTCCGAATGCCTGACCGGCGATGTCTTCCAATCGAAACGCTGCGACTGCGGCGGCCAGCTCGCGGCCGCTCTGGAAAGGCTCTCCAACGAAGGCGGCGTCCTCCTTTATCTCCGCCAGGAAGGCCGGGGCATCGGGCTGCCCGCGAAGATCCACGCCTACAAGCTCCAGGAAGAAGGCCTCGATACCATCGAGGCCAACGAGAAGCTCGGCTTCGGCTCCGATCTCCGGGACTACGGCATGGGCGCGCAGATCCTCCATGACCTGGGCGTGCGGAAGATCCGCCTCATGACCAACAACCCGAAGAAGGTCGTGGGTCTCGAAGGGTATGGGCTGGAAATCGTCGAGCAGATGCCCATCAGCCTGCCGTCGAATCCGCACAACCACAAATACCTGGAGACGAAGCGGACCAGGATGGGGCATACGCTGTGA
- a CDS encoding YqgE/AlgH family protein → MASHPPDSPIYLNGQLLLADPSLRDGIFNRSVILLAEHSPDGGALGLILNQPTGHVVGELLKDSDFNALRNLQVYDGGPVERDQLTFSALWWNHQQGLRWALRISAEEAIKHSQQPGTLVRAFIGYSGWSSGQLESELRRNAWIATRPLPDLLGHDHDKSLWKDLLRPLSPFHRLLAEAPEDPFLN, encoded by the coding sequence GTGGCGAGCCATCCACCCGATTCTCCGATCTACCTCAACGGCCAGTTGCTGCTGGCCGATCCTTCGCTGCGTGACGGGATTTTCAACCGCTCCGTCATCCTGCTGGCGGAGCATTCCCCGGATGGCGGGGCGCTCGGACTGATCCTCAACCAACCCACCGGCCATGTGGTGGGTGAACTGCTCAAGGATTCCGATTTCAACGCGCTGCGCAACCTGCAGGTCTATGACGGCGGCCCCGTCGAGCGGGACCAACTCACGTTTTCCGCCCTCTGGTGGAACCACCAGCAGGGCCTCCGCTGGGCGCTCCGCATCTCCGCGGAGGAAGCCATCAAGCACTCCCAGCAGCCCGGCACCCTGGTGCGCGCGTTCATCGGCTACTCAGGATGGTCGTCCGGCCAGCTTGAGAGCGAACTGCGGCGCAACGCCTGGATCGCCACCCGCCCGCTGCCCGACCTGCTGGGGCACGACCATGACAAGTCGCTGTGGAAAGACCTGCTGCGGCCCCTTTCCCCATTCCACCGCCTTCTCGCGGAGGCACCGGAGGATCCCTTCCTCAACTGA
- a CDS encoding MATE family efflux transporter, with protein sequence MSKPIPNPSGNPDAAAGLGGRLAGLSLPRQIMVLAMWPLLEQVLAFFVGLTDLLIAGRMVAGPDRVAVLDAMALAGYVSWFFNILQGAIATGVMALVARATGARDKALANRALGQGIWLGFIAGCVSLVILQLWIPTLIRWIGLSPEAAMYAERFLRVLAWSGPFSGTMFALNAALRGAGDTRTPFLAMVVVNLVNMGLSWLFVFGPAPVGGHGIEGIAWGTTIGWAAGLLTAASLLGRWRSEVLHWSLGILKPHWDTIRRILRVGAPQSLEIAGMWSIHAFGIHVIASLPVTGALGAHILAIRVEAMSFLPGFAVATAGATLVGQYLGAGRKDMAVKAARLCWGSGVLMMGVMGLLFILFRHTLIGWMAPGSGLHVELAAPLLIVCGLVQPSYATCIILKNTMRGAGATGIVMRWAFSSMIFFRIGVLGALAKFGSPTLTQVWIVLATDLTVQAVIFSRLHFKGKWLDAKV encoded by the coding sequence ATGTCGAAGCCGATCCCCAACCCCAGCGGAAATCCGGATGCCGCGGCGGGTCTGGGTGGCCGCCTGGCAGGATTGTCGCTGCCGCGCCAGATCATGGTCCTGGCGATGTGGCCGCTGTTGGAGCAGGTGCTGGCGTTTTTTGTCGGACTGACCGACCTGCTGATCGCGGGGCGGATGGTGGCAGGCCCGGACCGGGTGGCGGTGCTGGATGCCATGGCGCTGGCGGGCTATGTGAGCTGGTTTTTCAATATCCTCCAAGGGGCCATCGCCACGGGCGTGATGGCGCTGGTGGCGCGGGCCACCGGGGCGAGGGACAAGGCACTGGCGAACCGGGCGCTGGGGCAGGGGATCTGGCTGGGCTTTATCGCCGGATGCGTCTCACTGGTGATCCTCCAACTGTGGATCCCGACGTTGATCCGCTGGATCGGCCTCAGTCCGGAAGCCGCCATGTATGCGGAAAGGTTCCTGCGGGTGCTGGCGTGGTCCGGTCCGTTCAGCGGCACCATGTTCGCGCTGAATGCGGCCCTGCGCGGGGCGGGGGACACCCGAACACCTTTTCTGGCGATGGTGGTGGTGAATCTGGTGAACATGGGGCTGAGCTGGCTGTTCGTCTTCGGTCCGGCCCCGGTGGGTGGCCACGGCATCGAGGGCATCGCCTGGGGCACCACCATCGGCTGGGCGGCGGGTCTGTTGACCGCGGCATCCCTGCTGGGCAGATGGCGGTCGGAGGTGCTCCACTGGTCGCTGGGCATCCTGAAACCGCACTGGGACACCATCCGGCGCATCCTGCGGGTGGGTGCGCCGCAGTCGTTGGAGATCGCGGGCATGTGGTCCATCCACGCGTTCGGCATCCATGTCATCGCTTCCCTGCCGGTCACGGGGGCGTTGGGAGCGCATATTCTGGCCATCCGGGTGGAGGCGATGAGCTTTCTGCCGGGATTCGCGGTCGCCACGGCAGGGGCTACCCTGGTGGGACAGTATCTGGGGGCCGGGAGAAAGGACATGGCGGTGAAGGCCGCGCGCCTGTGCTGGGGTTCCGGCGTGCTGATGATGGGGGTGATGGGCCTGCTTTTTATCCTGTTCCGCCACACGCTCATCGGCTGGATGGCACCCGGGAGTGGTTTGCACGTGGAGCTGGCCGCGCCGCTGCTCATCGTCTGTGGCCTGGTGCAGCCATCCTATGCGACGTGCATCATCCTGAAAAACACCATGCGCGGGGCGGGTGCGACGGGCATCGTCATGCGGTGGGCTTTCAGCAGCATGATCTTCTTCCGGATCGGCGTGCTGGGCGCGCTGGCGAAGTTCGGCTCACCGACGCTGACACAAGTGTGGATCGTGCTGGCGACGGACCTGACGGTGCAGGCGGTGATCTTCTCACGGCTCCATTTCAAGGGAAAATGGCTGGATGCGAAGGTGTGA
- a CDS encoding LamG domain-containing protein — protein MISARTLFLLAFLGLPTAGATGLQETWQTGYEGKDATGAHVLGYWKFTSGAELRDSSGKGHDLTLSGAATGVEGHSGGGLKCGYSPTSSHSARASGGGLSPSGPFTLEMWVKPDPGGSPAACHLVDKRYTPDNHTDYAWKLMDAEKSGLRRMSLALGFGSTSETFHSEPMELKTDGWQHLAVTYDAKGTVTFYRDGSLVSQSTRPGLGAVKPGPKNLHIGDRVGSTFSGFPGTVDEVRLSEGALRFESIGLQIRSTRHVWERMEKAEPIVVTCTNLQRKTITGARLTIILGEKIQTLEIPPLEPGKSHDFPIPVDTTLKPAAYTLAARLESGGTTVEKKTPLEIVPRPAPAMPVILWGGGDIPRMKDAGFTHYMALGVDNMGDIWKSRRDPAAVLPAGMPDTIGRNMTLLDDALAAGIRVIARVSPRGYAETLPGMLRVGRDGKPLARKDIIALNPELPPFFEKVGRSLGTTYGGHPAFSATLVNTEVRDASQPSFSPLEVDAYRAFSGRDIPAEVQSRGGVDWQTLADFPTDRVIPDDHPILSYYRWFWTMGDGWNALHSALSDGVKATARPGHWTFHDPAVRQPAISGAGGSVDVLSHWTYTYPDPQRIGLATDQILAMSEASGKGQQVMKMTQLIWYRSQTAPVTKTAPDDPVPWVDQDPDAAYITIAPMHLREAFWTKLSRPVSGIMYHGWQSLVPTESASAYKFTNPNTVHVLRELLHDVVRPLGPTLMAVPDERAEVAFLESFTAQMFSKRGGYGYNNGWPADVWLALQHAHVRTDILHESTLLKDGLDGRRFLVMPHCDVLTASVAERIRQWQAQGGKIIADEHLCPALKADVLLPAYKRTRNAAADRTGLLAMAGELSSRMTASGHVPAVTADTPDAILRMRRSGDARYLFVINDSREAGNYVGQNGLVLENGLPTQTVVTLPQDAGAVYDLTRGRQLQPQRSEGGAPQLPVDLGPCDGRIFMILPAPLQSVTADLPDSIKRGETAELRVRITTGNDQPVKAVIPLEVRIRDTNGKEAEGSGYHAAKDGTLVLPLSIATNEDPGSWEIRIKELASGMETTRHTKVRP, from the coding sequence ATGATCTCCGCCCGCACCCTCTTCCTCCTCGCATTTCTGGGCCTCCCAACCGCCGGAGCCACCGGACTTCAGGAAACCTGGCAGACCGGTTATGAGGGCAAGGACGCGACCGGCGCGCACGTGCTGGGCTACTGGAAATTCACCTCCGGCGCGGAGCTGCGGGACAGCTCCGGAAAAGGGCATGACCTCACCCTGTCGGGAGCCGCCACCGGGGTGGAGGGCCACTCCGGTGGGGGCCTGAAGTGCGGATACTCCCCCACCAGTTCCCACTCCGCCAGAGCCAGCGGCGGCGGCCTCAGCCCCTCCGGCCCGTTCACCCTCGAAATGTGGGTGAAGCCCGACCCCGGCGGCAGCCCCGCGGCCTGCCACCTGGTGGACAAACGCTACACGCCGGACAACCACACGGACTATGCGTGGAAGCTCATGGATGCGGAAAAATCCGGCCTGCGCCGCATGTCGCTCGCGCTCGGCTTCGGCTCCACGTCGGAGACCTTCCACTCGGAACCGATGGAGCTGAAGACGGATGGCTGGCAGCACCTCGCCGTCACTTATGATGCGAAAGGGACCGTCACCTTCTACCGTGACGGCTCGCTGGTCAGCCAATCCACCCGGCCCGGCCTAGGCGCGGTGAAGCCGGGACCTAAGAACCTCCACATCGGCGACCGGGTGGGCAGCACCTTTTCGGGATTCCCCGGCACCGTCGATGAGGTGAGGCTGAGCGAAGGCGCGCTGCGTTTTGAAAGCATCGGCCTCCAGATCCGGAGCACCCGCCATGTGTGGGAGCGCATGGAAAAGGCGGAACCCATCGTGGTGACCTGCACGAACCTCCAGCGGAAGACCATCACCGGGGCGCGCCTGACCATCATTTTGGGGGAGAAGATCCAGACTTTGGAAATTCCGCCGCTGGAACCCGGGAAGAGCCATGATTTCCCGATCCCCGTCGATACCACCCTGAAGCCCGCCGCCTACACCCTGGCCGCCCGCCTGGAAAGCGGCGGGACCACCGTGGAGAAGAAGACTCCGCTGGAGATCGTCCCCCGCCCGGCTCCGGCGATGCCCGTCATCCTGTGGGGCGGAGGTGACATCCCGCGCATGAAGGACGCCGGTTTCACCCATTACATGGCGCTTGGCGTGGACAACATGGGGGATATCTGGAAATCCCGCCGGGACCCTGCGGCGGTATTACCCGCAGGAATGCCGGACACCATCGGCAGGAACATGACCTTGCTGGATGACGCGCTGGCCGCAGGCATCCGGGTGATCGCCCGCGTTTCCCCGCGCGGGTATGCGGAGACGCTTCCCGGCATGCTCCGTGTCGGCAGGGATGGCAAGCCGCTCGCTCGGAAGGACATCATCGCACTGAATCCCGAACTGCCGCCTTTCTTCGAAAAGGTGGGCCGCAGCCTGGGGACCACCTATGGAGGCCATCCCGCCTTCAGTGCCACTCTGGTGAACACGGAGGTGAGGGACGCATCCCAACCTTCCTTTTCACCGCTGGAGGTGGACGCCTACCGTGCCTTTTCCGGCAGGGATATCCCGGCGGAGGTGCAGTCCCGCGGCGGTGTGGACTGGCAGACACTCGCGGATTTCCCAACGGATCGCGTCATCCCGGACGACCATCCCATCCTCAGCTACTACCGCTGGTTCTGGACCATGGGGGACGGTTGGAATGCCCTGCACAGTGCCCTGAGCGATGGGGTGAAAGCCACCGCCCGCCCCGGCCACTGGACCTTCCATGATCCGGCCGTGCGCCAGCCTGCCATCAGCGGCGCGGGTGGGAGTGTGGACGTACTGTCCCACTGGACGTACACCTATCCGGACCCGCAGCGCATCGGACTGGCGACCGACCAGATCCTGGCGATGAGCGAGGCCTCCGGCAAAGGCCAGCAGGTCATGAAGATGACCCAGCTCATCTGGTATCGCAGCCAGACCGCCCCGGTCACGAAGACCGCGCCGGATGATCCGGTGCCATGGGTGGACCAAGACCCGGATGCAGCCTACATCACCATCGCCCCCATGCACCTGCGGGAGGCATTCTGGACAAAGCTGTCACGCCCCGTCAGCGGCATCATGTACCACGGCTGGCAGTCGCTCGTCCCCACGGAAAGCGCCAGCGCCTACAAGTTCACCAATCCCAACACCGTCCATGTGCTGCGGGAGCTGCTCCATGACGTCGTCCGCCCGCTGGGTCCCACGCTGATGGCCGTCCCGGATGAACGTGCGGAAGTGGCGTTCCTCGAAAGCTTCACCGCCCAGATGTTTTCCAAACGCGGGGGCTACGGCTACAACAACGGCTGGCCTGCGGACGTCTGGCTGGCACTCCAGCACGCTCACGTCCGCACGGACATCCTCCATGAGAGCACGCTCCTCAAGGACGGTCTGGACGGACGGCGTTTCCTGGTCATGCCTCACTGCGATGTCCTCACCGCATCCGTGGCGGAACGCATCCGGCAGTGGCAGGCACAGGGCGGGAAAATCATCGCGGATGAACACCTCTGCCCGGCCCTGAAGGCGGACGTTCTTCTGCCCGCCTACAAGCGCACACGGAATGCCGCGGCGGACCGCACCGGCCTGCTGGCCATGGCCGGGGAGCTTTCCTCACGGATGACCGCCAGCGGCCATGTCCCGGCCGTCACGGCGGACACACCGGATGCCATCCTCCGCATGCGCCGCTCCGGAGATGCCCGCTATCTTTTCGTCATCAACGACAGCCGCGAGGCCGGCAACTACGTGGGCCAAAACGGGCTGGTACTGGAGAACGGCCTGCCCACCCAAACAGTGGTGACCCTCCCGCAGGACGCCGGCGCGGTGTATGACCTCACCCGCGGACGCCAGCTCCAGCCGCAACGTAGCGAAGGCGGCGCACCACAGCTCCCGGTGGATCTCGGGCCGTGCGATGGGCGCATTTTCATGATCCTCCCCGCCCCTCTCCAGTCGGTCACTGCTGATCTTCCGGACAGCATCAAGCGGGGTGAGACGGCCGAACTGCGCGTCCGCATCACCACCGGCAACGATCAACCGGTGAAGGCGGTGATCCCGCTGGAAGTGAGGATCCGTGACACCAATGGCAAGGAAGCGGAAGGAAGCGGCTACCATGCCGCGAAGGACGGCACGCTCGTCCTGCCGCTTTCCATCGCCACCAACGAGGACCCCGGCTCATGGGAAATCAGGATCAAGGAACTGGCCTCCGGCATGGAAACCACGCGTCACACGAAGGTGCGGCCATGA
- the pyrF gene encoding orotidine-5'-phosphate decarboxylase has product MTFTERLQRRIDTTCSRLCVGLDPRPGDGGASFARNFLTQVIGETSPWAAAFKPNMAYFEAMGIEGIQLLEDLLKIIPDEIPVILDAKRSDIGETQKYYAQGYFSNWNVDAVTLNPFLGYDSIEPFLDWEGKAVYLLALTSNAGSADFQQQKLADGRSVFELVTALGERAKEEGRKTDVGYVFGLTNAGGLLEKMPDAPLLVPGLGAQGGDLASLAAAGRSAPDVINVSRGILYAADDRGFASRAQDWAEKIAGAYAG; this is encoded by the coding sequence ATGACCTTCACCGAACGCCTGCAGCGCCGCATCGACACCACATGCTCCCGCCTTTGCGTGGGACTGGACCCACGGCCCGGGGATGGTGGCGCATCGTTCGCGAGGAATTTCCTGACGCAGGTCATCGGGGAAACCTCACCGTGGGCGGCGGCGTTCAAACCGAACATGGCCTACTTCGAGGCCATGGGCATCGAGGGCATCCAGTTGCTGGAGGACCTGCTGAAGATCATCCCGGACGAAATCCCGGTCATCCTTGACGCGAAGCGCAGCGACATCGGCGAGACGCAGAAATACTATGCGCAGGGCTACTTTTCCAACTGGAACGTGGATGCGGTGACGCTCAATCCGTTCCTGGGCTATGACTCCATCGAGCCTTTCCTCGACTGGGAGGGCAAGGCGGTCTATCTGCTGGCGCTGACGTCGAACGCGGGATCCGCGGATTTCCAGCAACAGAAGCTGGCGGACGGACGCTCCGTGTTCGAGCTGGTGACCGCACTGGGCGAGCGGGCGAAGGAAGAGGGCCGGAAGACGGATGTGGGCTACGTTTTCGGCCTGACGAATGCGGGCGGACTGCTCGAAAAAATGCCGGACGCACCGCTGCTGGTGCCTGGGCTGGGCGCGCAGGGCGGGGATCTGGCGTCGCTGGCGGCGGCGGGACGGTCCGCTCCGGACGTCATCAACGTATCCCGCGGCATCCTCTACGCGGCGGATGACAGGGGCTTCGCCTCCCGGGCTCAGGATTGGGCGGAGAAAATCGCAGGCGCGTACGCTGGATAG
- a CDS encoding MBL fold metallo-hydrolase has product MGNPNDSQPPPGFNPHYSGLLPQKGWPARNLKFWRHRIVPGMFSRAAGSHSPPVLDAPVDGKVRVTWIGHASFFVQFAGHSVIVDPNWANWHGPVKRLRQPGLKLREVPEVDLVLVTHAHFDHLHKPSLKVLKAKEGIVVPRGSGSLVKRLGFSSVHEMRAWDELLFNELHVTHTPCFHWGARYIHDRHRDYGGYLIRAGGKSVFHCGDSAYFDGFGEIGRRQEIDVALMPIGAYESPSGRNVHMNPEEAVRAFAELGAKVMIPMHYGTFPLGNEPHEEPVERLLMEADRLGISEQILIPETGVGIEW; this is encoded by the coding sequence ATGGGAAACCCGAACGACAGCCAGCCCCCGCCGGGGTTCAACCCCCACTACTCAGGCCTCCTGCCACAGAAAGGCTGGCCGGCCCGGAACCTGAAGTTCTGGCGGCACCGCATCGTCCCGGGCATGTTCAGCCGTGCGGCGGGCAGCCATTCCCCGCCTGTGCTGGATGCCCCTGTGGATGGGAAGGTGCGGGTCACGTGGATCGGCCACGCGTCGTTTTTCGTGCAGTTCGCCGGGCACTCCGTGATCGTGGACCCGAACTGGGCGAACTGGCACGGTCCGGTGAAACGCCTGCGTCAGCCGGGGCTGAAACTGCGGGAGGTTCCGGAGGTGGACCTGGTGCTGGTGACGCACGCCCACTTCGACCACCTGCACAAGCCAAGCCTGAAGGTGCTGAAGGCGAAAGAAGGCATCGTGGTGCCACGGGGCAGCGGCTCGCTGGTGAAGCGGCTGGGCTTTTCCTCCGTCCATGAAATGCGCGCGTGGGATGAGCTGTTGTTCAATGAGCTGCACGTTACCCACACGCCGTGCTTCCACTGGGGCGCGCGCTACATCCATGACCGCCACCGGGACTACGGCGGCTACCTGATCCGCGCGGGTGGAAAGAGCGTCTTCCACTGCGGGGACAGCGCGTATTTCGACGGATTCGGGGAGATCGGACGGCGGCAGGAGATCGACGTCGCGCTGATGCCCATCGGTGCGTATGAATCACCCAGCGGCCGGAACGTCCACATGAACCCGGAAGAGGCCGTCCGGGCCTTCGCGGAACTGGGGGCTAAAGTCATGATCCCCATGCACTACGGGACATTCCCCCTGGGGAATGAGCCGCATGAGGAACCGGTGGAACGATTGCTGATGGAGGCGGACCGCCTGGGCATCAGCGAACAGATCCTGATCCCGGAGACGGGGGTGGGAATCGAATGGTAG
- the msrA gene encoding peptide-methionine (S)-S-oxide reductase MsrA has product MPVHARARAEMPKIPEGMEAATLGAGCFWCTDAVYQRLDGVISVTSGYTGGKVDKPTYEEICTGTTGHAEVVVVVFDPKKITYERVLAWFWDLHDPTTLNRQGNDVGTQYRSAIFYHSEEQKKIAEASKAAAQANFDKPIVTEITKAPEFYPAENYHQNYYAENKSKNPYCKAVIEPKLKKLKLED; this is encoded by the coding sequence ATGCCAGTCCACGCAAGAGCCCGCGCCGAAATGCCGAAGATCCCCGAAGGAATGGAAGCCGCCACGCTGGGTGCGGGGTGCTTCTGGTGCACGGACGCCGTCTACCAACGGCTGGACGGCGTCATTTCCGTGACCTCCGGTTACACCGGAGGAAAGGTGGACAAGCCGACCTATGAGGAAATCTGCACCGGCACCACCGGCCACGCGGAGGTCGTCGTCGTCGTGTTCGACCCGAAGAAGATCACCTATGAGCGCGTGCTCGCCTGGTTCTGGGACCTGCATGACCCCACCACGCTGAACCGTCAGGGGAATGACGTCGGCACGCAATACCGCTCCGCCATCTTCTACCACTCCGAGGAGCAGAAGAAGATCGCCGAAGCGTCCAAGGCTGCGGCGCAGGCGAACTTCGACAAGCCCATCGTGACGGAGATCACCAAGGCTCCCGAGTTCTATCCGGCGGAGAACTACCACCAGAACTACTACGCGGAGAACAAGTCGAAGAACCCCTACTGCAAGGCCGTCATCGAGCCGAAGCTGAAGAAACTGAAGCTGGAGGACTGA
- a CDS encoding D-2-hydroxyacid dehydrogenase, which yields MPDHTIFSDPKLDADTLEVLKQGVAHHRLILPEKVASSVLSQAEADPAFVEADIAFGQPLIESIKASSKLKWIHLSTAGFTRYDTPEFRAYAKEKGLVVTNSSGVYAYACAEHVFSFMLAQARNLPASLALRVPNGHPEWTALRNSYRPLRGQQVLILGFGGIATPLVKMLAPFDMDVVAMRRTPRGDEGVRVVTPAEVDGVLATADHVINILPDNAESVGYFNAARFATMKPGSAFYNIGRGTTVDQDALYERLKSGHLGAAWLDVTVPEPLADDHPLWTLDNCHITPHTAGGHGNESLTLVNHFLGNFRRYQNGEPLVDRIM from the coding sequence ATGCCCGACCACACGATTTTCTCCGACCCGAAACTGGACGCCGACACTCTGGAAGTCCTGAAGCAGGGCGTGGCACACCATCGGCTGATCCTGCCGGAAAAGGTGGCGTCGTCCGTGCTGTCGCAGGCGGAGGCGGATCCGGCGTTCGTGGAGGCGGACATCGCCTTCGGCCAGCCGCTGATTGAGAGCATCAAGGCATCATCCAAGCTGAAGTGGATCCACCTCAGCACGGCGGGCTTCACCCGCTATGACACACCGGAGTTCCGCGCGTATGCGAAGGAAAAGGGCTTGGTGGTGACGAACAGCTCCGGAGTCTATGCCTATGCATGCGCGGAGCACGTGTTTTCCTTCATGCTGGCGCAGGCGCGGAACCTGCCGGCCTCCCTGGCGCTGCGCGTTCCGAACGGGCATCCGGAGTGGACGGCACTGCGGAATTCCTACCGCCCGCTGCGCGGCCAGCAGGTGCTGATCCTCGGCTTCGGCGGCATCGCCACGCCGCTGGTGAAGATGCTCGCTCCTTTTGATATGGATGTGGTCGCCATGCGCCGCACCCCGCGCGGTGACGAGGGCGTGCGGGTAGTGACCCCGGCGGAGGTGGACGGCGTGCTGGCCACGGCGGACCATGTGATCAACATCCTGCCGGACAACGCGGAGTCCGTCGGCTACTTCAATGCGGCTCGCTTCGCCACCATGAAGCCCGGCTCGGCTTTCTATAACATCGGCCGTGGCACGACGGTGGATCAGGACGCGCTCTATGAGAGGCTGAAGTCCGGCCACCTGGGTGCGGCCTGGCTGGACGTGACCGTGCCGGAGCCACTGGCGGACGACCATCCGCTGTGGACGCTGGACAACTGCCACATCACCCCCCACACCGCGGGTGGCCATGGAAACGAATCGCTCACCTTGGTGAACCACTTCCTGGGGAACTTCCGCAGATACCAGAACGGCGAACCGCTGGTGGACCGGATCATGTGA
- a CDS encoding SGNH/GDSL hydrolase family protein: MQRRQFLATTISLGAAPLLAQTEANKNPATKEPAPVWHDPKTWGVEGRICGDAARERWYDRLPADAKAKVTEPVWRLGRHSAGMAVRFRTNSPIIHVRYKLLLDTLAMPHMPATGASGVDLYAKAPDGKWRWVAVNKPASKDISTVLIRGVSQEEREWMMYLPLFNCVDSLEIGVKEGSSFQGLAPRTEKQAIFYGTSITHGACASRPGMTHVAILGRRLDIPTVNLGFSGNGKMDAAVGDFLVQTDPAVFVIDCLPNMSPAEITGRTIPLVKQLRAKHPDTPILLVENRRHTQSWIDSSLQTLNTAKQSAMKAEFDKLKEQGIGNLHYLEGDALLGDDSDGATDGSHPNDLGFYRQANAFEPVLRNILKL; encoded by the coding sequence ATGCAACGACGTCAATTTCTGGCCACCACCATCTCACTGGGGGCCGCTCCATTGCTTGCCCAGACAGAAGCCAACAAGAATCCGGCTACCAAGGAACCCGCCCCCGTTTGGCACGACCCGAAGACTTGGGGCGTGGAAGGACGCATCTGCGGGGACGCGGCCCGGGAGCGTTGGTATGATCGTCTTCCGGCGGACGCCAAGGCCAAAGTGACCGAACCTGTCTGGAGGCTCGGCAGGCACAGTGCCGGCATGGCTGTCCGGTTCCGGACGAACTCCCCCATCATCCATGTCCGCTACAAGCTGCTGCTCGACACGCTGGCCATGCCGCACATGCCGGCCACCGGTGCGAGCGGGGTGGATCTCTACGCGAAGGCTCCTGACGGCAAATGGCGATGGGTGGCTGTCAACAAACCCGCCTCGAAGGACATCTCCACGGTCTTGATCCGTGGCGTCTCCCAGGAGGAGCGGGAGTGGATGATGTACCTGCCGCTTTTCAACTGCGTGGATTCGCTGGAGATCGGCGTCAAGGAAGGCTCCAGCTTCCAGGGACTGGCTCCCCGGACCGAAAAGCAGGCGATCTTCTACGGCACTTCGATCACGCACGGAGCCTGTGCCTCCCGTCCGGGGATGACCCATGTGGCGATCCTGGGGCGGCGGCTGGACATCCCCACCGTGAACCTCGGCTTCTCCGGGAATGGAAAGATGGACGCCGCCGTGGGCGACTTTCTGGTTCAGACGGATCCGGCGGTTTTCGTGATCGACTGCCTGCCCAACATGTCACCCGCGGAGATCACCGGACGCACCATCCCGCTGGTGAAGCAACTGCGCGCGAAACATCCCGACACTCCCATCCTGCTGGTGGAAAACAGGCGCCACACGCAGTCATGGATCGACTCATCCTTGCAGACGCTCAACACCGCGAAGCAATCCGCCATGAAGGCCGAGTTCGACAAGCTGAAGGAACAGGGAATCGGGAACCTCCACTATCTCGAGGGCGACGCCCTGCTGGGGGATGATTCCGATGGTGCGACGGATGGCTCCCATCCCAACGACCTCGGCTTCTATCGACAGGCAAATGCCTTCGAGCCGGTGCTCAGGAATATCCTCAAGCTCTGA